A stretch of Castanea sativa cultivar Marrone di Chiusa Pesio chromosome 2, ASM4071231v1 DNA encodes these proteins:
- the LOC142623158 gene encoding G-type lectin S-receptor-like serine/threonine-protein kinase LECRK3, which yields MALKLFLLLLFLHLFSITKAQSPPQSNITTGSTLYTNSTPNFWPSPSGYFAFGFYPSGNGFKVGIWLVGSPKNTIVWTSHQNDTVLSPGAALLFSTDGRLCLHSSIGQVESIAKTNQKASVASMLDSGNFVLYDSSWNIIWASFDYPSNTLLVGQKLVQGQIMYSSISEADNSIGSFKLCMQRDGNLNAYPIRSFFDGRYAYWSSNNPHAERNSSLNLAADSCIYLSNSFGLSIMNLTEGGYPIDVKALYRVTFDVDGILRLYQHQMGLKGSSNSSILWTTIHEEDRCRVKGICGPNSICTINDADVSCICPPGFDFVDSENPNIGCKLNFTIIEDCFGNKGNADYTIFHLPNTLWEPSEYDALLTSSEEACSKDCLEDCNCVVATFRDQMCIKQKLPLRFGRRNSSNPTKALVKIRNESLPNDLPTDTNVVVITKKLGKKLGVVAVVLITFSIIFFLLSGYLIFSRRIWSSKINTRQASSPPDVVEEISLRSFTYDQLVIATDNFKEEIGRGASGKVYRGTLAMNGGREIAVKWLLNMVEGEPEFRNEMKIIGRTHHKNLVHLIGFCSEGSSRLLVYEFMKNGSLGSLLFNARERPSWNERMRTSLEIARGIHYLHEECQTRIIHCDIKPQNILMDESWSAKISDFGLSKLLKTDQTRTYTMARGTRGYVAPEWYKSNSAITVKADIYSFGILLFEIVCCRKNMVLSAPEEEIVLMDWIDRCYVAGELRKVVGEEVVDMEELEKMVKVGLWCVQTEPDQRPSMKSVILMLEGTIVTQPPPPPCSYVSV from the coding sequence ATGGCATTAAAGCTTTTTTTGCTTCTCTTGTTTCTCCATCTATTTTCCATAACAAAAGCTCAATCCCCCCCACAATCAAACATTACCACTGGCTCCACCCTTTACACAAATTCTACCCCAAATTTCTGGCCTTCTCCTTCTGGCTATTTTGCATTCGGGTTTTACCCTAGTGGCAATGGCTTCAAGGTTGGCATTTGGCTCGTTGGCAGCCCCAAAAACACAATAGTGTGGACGTCACATCAGAATGATACAGTGCTCTCACCTGGTGCAGCTCTTCTCTTTTCTACAGATGGTAGACTCTGCCTCCATAGCTCCATTGGACAAGTTGAATCAATTGCTAAAACAAATCAAAAGGCTTCAGTTGCTTCCATGCTTGATTCTGGTAACTTTGTTTTGTATGACTCTAGTTGGAACATCATTTGGGCCAGCTTTGATTATCCGAGCAATACCCTTTTGGTCGGACAAAAGCTAGTTCAAGGCCAAATTATGTATTCTAGCATCTCCGAAGCTGATAACTCAATTGGAAGCTTCAAGCTATGTATGCAAAGAGATGGAAACCTCAATGCTTATCCAATAAGAAGTTTTTTTGATGGAAGATATGCGTATTGGTCATCAAATAACCCACATGCTGAAAGAAACTCATCCTTGAATCTAGCAGCTGACAGCTGCATCTACCTTTCCAATTCCTTTGGGTTAAGCATAATGAATTTAACAGAAGGTGGATATCCTATTGATGTTAAAGCCTTGTATCGTGTAACGTTTGATGTGGACGGCATTTTGAGACTTTACCAGCATCAAATGGGGCTTAAAGGCAGCTCAAACTCTTCAATCTTGTGGACAACAATCCATGAAGAAGATCGTTGCAGGGTTAAAGGGATTTGCGGGCCAAACAGCATTTGCACCATCAATGATGCAGATGTTTCTTGCATCTGTCCCCCAGGTTTTGACTTTGTGGATTCTGAAAATCCTAATATTGGCTGCAAGTTAAACTTCACGATAATAGAAGATTGCTTTGGAAACAAGGGTAATGCAGATTATACTATTTTCCATCTTCCAAACACTCTATGGGAACCTAGCGAGTATGATGCACTGCTAACATCGAGTGAAGAAGCATGTTCCAAAGATTGTTTGGAGGACTGTAATTGTGTGGTGGCAACATTCAGAGACCAAATGTGCATCAAGCAAAAGCTTCCACTTAGATTTGGGAGGAGGAATAGTAGCAATCCAACTAAAGCATTGGTGAAGATTAGAAATGAAAGTTTGCCAAATGACTTGCCCACAGACACAAATGTTGTTGTCATCACAAAGAAGCTAGGGAAGAAACTTGGAGTTGTTGCTGTGGTTCTCATCACCttctctataattttttttctgttgTCCGGTTATCTTATTTTCTCACGTCGGATTTGGAGCTCTAAGATCAATACAAGGCAAGCTAGTAGTCCACCTGATGTTGTTGAAGAAATAAGTTTGAGATCATTTACCTATGATCAACTAGTAATAGCCACAGATAATTTCAAGGAAGAGATTGGTAGGGGAGCATCTGGGAAGGTTTATAGAGGCACCCTGGCAATGAATGGTGGACGAGAAATTGCAGTTAAGTGGCTATTGAATATGGTAGAAGGAGAACCAGAGTTCCGAAACGAAATGAAGATAATAGGAAGGACTCACCACAAGAATTTAGTCCACTTGATTGGCTTTTGCAGTGAAGGATCAAGCAGGCTCCTTGTGTATGAATTCATGAAAAATGGCTCATTGGGAAGCCTTCTCTTCAATGCCAGGGAACGTCCTAGTTGGAATGAGAGAATGAGAACTTCACTAGAGATAGCAAGGGGGATTCACTATCTCCATGAGGAGTGTCAGACCCGGATCATCCATTGTGACATTAAGCCACAGAATATACTCATGGATGAATCTTGGTCAGCCAAAATATCAGATTTTGGACTATCCAAACTATTGAAAACAGATCAAACAAGGACATATACCATGGCAAGGGGAACAAGAGGCTACGTAGCTCCTGAGTGGTACAAGAGCAATTCTGCAATCACAGTAAAAGCTGACATCTACAGCTTCGGGATACTGTTATTTGAAATCGTTTGCTGCAGAAAGAACATGGTTTTATCAGCCCCAGAGGAAGAAATAGTACTAATGGATTGGATTGATAGATGCTATGTGGCTGGAGAGCTTAGAAAAGTGGTGGGAGAAGAAGTGGTGGATATGGAGGAACTAGAAAAGATGGTCAAAGTGGGACTTTGGTGTGTGCAGACTGAACCAGATCAGCGCCCCTCGATGAAGTCTGTGATTTTGATGCTAGAAGGAACCATTGTGACACAACCACCTCCTCCACCATGTTCCTATGTTAGTGTCTAA